From Solanum lycopersicum chromosome 4, SLM_r2.1:
aaaaacttGGAAAGGATAATGTAATTTTGGGCATTAAAATAATGAGATCAGTGAATGGCTTGactcttactcaatcaagttatATTGAGAAAGTTCTACAGAGGTTTGGTCACTTTGACGACAAACCCGCTCCTACACCATTTGATCCTAGCATCAAACTAATGCAGAACTGTAAATGTTCTCGATCAGCTGACATATTCTTAGATTGTTGGGAGTTTTATGTATGTCATGCATTTTACCAGACCGGATATTGATTACACAGTACAAACTTTGATCAAGTTTACTAGTAATCTTGGAGTTGAACATTGGAATTCCTTAATTCGTGTTTTGAGATATCTTAAGGGTATAATTAATGTTGGCCTACGCTATTCTACATTTCCAGTTGTTCTTGAAGGCTATAGCAATGCTACTTGGACTTTTGATCTGAATGACTCTAAATCTATTACTGCTTGGATTTTCACGTTGGCTGGACTAGCAATCTCTAGGAAATCAAAGAAGCAGACATGTATTACTCACTCAACCATGGAGTCAGAATTTATAGCTTTGTCTTCTGCTGGAGAAGAAGTTGATTGGCTACGATTTATGTTGATAGATATTCCTTTGTGGAGTAAGTCAATACCATATTTAACTATCTATTCTGATAATCAAGTTGCTATATTTCAGGCTTCAAGTGATTGTTAGAATGGCAAATCAACGCAAGTTCGTCTCAAACACAATCATGTGAGGACATTATTGGAGGAAGTCGTGATATCGCTTCAATATGTGAAGTCCAGATTTAATTTAGTGGATCCTATGTCTAAAGGGTTAGGTGAAGAGTTAGTGGTGGAAACTTGTAATGGTATGGGAATAAAGCCTATTGTAAGGTAATTGTACTTTATGGTAACCCTACCTAATGATGTAATCTTGGattcaaagggaaaaacaaataaagttaCAATTGTGAAACACATCAACAAGAttctcattttcaaaataaaatgaaataagcaGATGTGCATGATTGAGATTATTTTCTcttgataaatttataagaCCAATCTCGGTTGGAGTTAGTAAGAAAACTCTTGataaatttcttcttttgtttcctACTGAAGAGTAGGATAATATTATATTCTCTTAATAAGTCTACAAATTGGTTTTGATTGGAGTGTGTAGGAATACTTTTGATAGATTTACAGATACTTTGTTGTAAAGGAGATGAGATTAATTTCTCTTAATGAAGTTCATAGACTATTTGGTCGGAGTATGCAAAGTTACTCTTGATGAATTCACTGCACTAAGTGTGAAGTGGAGGCCGCCTCAATAAGATTTTAACAGGGAAATCTTAAAGCACTTGGCTAAAACGATTCATGATACATGGTCGTAACATATCAAAGGAATTTGATTTTTACCGAAACATAGTGATATGCATGGAGTATTTTCATAACTTCATTCTATGAGCCACTTAGTTCAATATTTGTTCATTGAGCAGTCAATGACTAAGAAAAGCTTCACTAGCTAATGGTTCAAGTCCAAAAGACACCATTATTGATGCATGTTGCTAGATTAatgtctcaaaatattttttggatttttgaaagataaatttTCTTGAAACAAGTGGGGGATAGTAAGATTTagtgtttcaattaattttgaaacaaattcatcCGTTGAAAAAGTTTAACAAAATACATGAATGTGATTTGTAACCTTCATTTGTTTTAATTCTACGTTATCAAATTTTTGCAAGAAGCTTTTTTAATTCTACGTTATAggttttttgaaagaaaatttttcttttaattcatgatcctataataaatacaatttaattaaagtttttttcttgCAAAAACATTTGtcctataaattgagtttctttTGGTTGAAAAGATATAGCATTCAAAAACTACTTTCTCTTTGAAAAACACCTGTGAGACATTAATCAAAAGGTGAAATCACCAATTCAAGAATAGAAGGGCAACATTCTTGAATGCTACTTGTTTTGTGACTTAGTTGAATCCCAAAGACAGAGTTGTTGTTTATTCTTCTGATTGCTCGTGGGAAGACTCCAACTATCTTCAAAAAACGTATTAATGTGTATTCTAGTTCGttttttataacaatatatatatatatatatatatatatatatatatatatatatatataaaacgtTCAAATATGTAAGATGATTAAAATGAATACCAACATAATACATTATGTAGTATGTTACATCCATTTTGCGGAATGTTATACAGAGAGTTCCTCTCGTTTCAGTCTATATCAAATCCTTTGCAGGAAAGGCCAAAACAAAGGTGTGCCCTGCATGGGCACCCTTTATCTAGAACCTTTAATACGCCATCCATTGCTCCCCTCGTGTCTCTCATTCTCTTTTTGCTTCTCACTTTCACTTCTTTCTCGGAGGTGCTCAATGGATATGTCTTATTGATACACCCAAATTGCACATTCAAATAGAAGTATAAAGTGATcgttttttatatatagaacCTAATCAAGGTTAGAGTCGATTTTACAGGGAATATGACATAGTCTTAGCtcaattgtaattatttatgcTAATAGCTGAATTATCTCCGAAAAGAGGAAATTTTTGGGTAACAGACAATGTCTTTAATCTTAGTAGAAAGCAAGTAAACAATGTCAATTGAACGGATTTTGAATTAATGAGAAATGATATTAGGGTTTTGTGATCCCCCGAGTTCATGATGTCGttaaattttatactattaaCTCTTTTATGGTGCATAACATGCAAGGTTGGTAAGATGATTTCACCTAAGTTGCTGGAAACCTAAGTAGATAAATTTTACCATGCAACTTGGTCAGTCTACTGGTGTATATTTTTTGACCCTTACATTTGATCCCAAATAGCTATTTTTGAATAAGTTCAAGCTATTATATTAGGGTTGATAGCcttaaatttttgttgtttcaatCATTTCCCCATTCATTACCTCTTTGTTCAAAAAAGCAAGAATAAGGTGAGTTTTATTAACATAGAATGGGAATTAATAGAGTAGAAAAAACTTAAATAACCTGACTTAAAAAGCTAACGAAGACCATTCATGAAAGCCTTTCACGAACCTTACAACACTTCACAGTTCATGAAGATGCTAGTGAAAGCTCAGATTAACTGAGTTGTTGAGGGGCACTCTACATGAGCTTCTACGGGGCTTATAACCCTCCACGGGCTATACAAGGGCCTGTAAAAGGCAAGAAACCAGCTTGATTAACCATGcaagtattttttaaaagaaaaaacactttgtagcctgaaaatcaatcaatcaatatatttattaggtaaaataaaatttatttatttattttgaaatttatcccaaaatggaaaagaaatattaaatttgcTTCAAAGTCAACTTTTTTGGACCTCTTAAGTTTGAAGTCCTATAAATAGAATGagtgtaaattttaaatttgtttcaaaGCCAATTATTTTTGGACCTCTAAAGTTTGAAGCCTAGTAAATAGAATGAgttgtaaatttttttgtatcaacttcaaatacaaacattttttttccttctaagaATCTAGTTAATTatgtaaaacaaataataatagtgTGAAGTGTGATGATATAAAGTTGGTTCAAGATTTTAAAAATCAAGGAATATCACATATGTACTGCGACAAATAATAGAGGAAACTAGACAAATACTCCATAAagcaaaataattacaaatatatatccCTTTACATTCATACCCCACTAAATAATTATACTATATACTCTAAAAAAAATGCTTATATAGTCTCATAGTATCATTGATTAATGAGTAATTTCTGAACAAAAATCCCCACTGATATTCACAATAATTTAGTTGACAACTAGGCTCAGTAGTTATATCCGCACTTtgaccaaaaaattataaaaataattatataatcataaatcttataatacaatatatgtatataatagtTGATAGATATAGTTGGAGCATGCTTAAGAAAGAATTCTttgttaaaactaaaaaatgcaaaaaaaaaataaaaaaaatcattgaattaattaattcttaacCCATTGAGAATGAAGATGACAATTAAACTCATTGCTGATCTTCGTGTATTTGCACCAAagtaatgatttaataataagttatattcattaaacaagtcttttatcttttgattatttgatttgttgtttttttctttttaaataaagtgAGTTATGGAgttgtatattatttttgatcGACTAAATTATTAGGAAAAAATCTGAAATAGATTACAAGGAAAAAGTCTAACGGATGTATATTTCTTATGTCACCCTATAAGTAAATGACAAGCAATAAATagcatttttaaaataaaataaatgagattGTTAATTTTGTGTATCAATTTGACACAAGTTATTAGTTTTTAGTCATAAAACTATTGAcagttttaaaactttttttacttaattaactAAACTAATTTTAGAACACATAAATGTGACGTCAATAGAAAATTCTACGTGTAGGAACACATTTATGTGTATGACATAAGCACTTAACTTCAGGTAATTAAATCGCTGATTGTTTTTAAGAAAACTAACTTTAGAACACATAAATGTGACTTCAATAGAAAATTCTACGTGTAGGAACACATTTATGTGTATGACATAAGCACTTAACTTCAGGTAATTAAATCGCTGATTGTTTTTAAGATTGactaataattcaaaatataaaactaattattcatGTCAAGTGCAATACTATTTTCAATACGAACAAATACTTTTGTCTAAAGACAAACAAATGAAGGCGCAAATAGTAATTGATCACCTTCGAAGCAACACCAACCCTTTCTTCTACTGGAATTTATTTCAACAATAATATTTCTTCATAGAATATTAGGGTCAACAGAAACGATAACATGCTTTAACAAGCACTTTGAGAAGCTTATATATCCTCATCTACAGCCTTTCCCTTCCGCCTATATCCTCATCTATAGCCTTTTGCCTTCTGCCTCATTATTCATTCACCCTAAACAGTACAGGACGCAACATTTTCAGCACCATCATCGAT
This genomic window contains:
- the LOC138348084 gene encoding secreted RxLR effector protein 161-like codes for the protein MRSVNGLTLTQSSYIEKVLQRFGHFDDKPAPTPFDPSIKLMQNLQTLIKFTSNLGVEHWNSLIRVLRYLKGIINVGLRYSTFPVVLEGYSNATWTFDLNDSKSITAWIFTLAGLAISRKSKKQTCITHSTMESEFIALSSAGEEVDWLRFMLIDIPLWSKSIPYLTIYSDNQVAIFQASSDC